The Priestia megaterium NBRC 15308 = ATCC 14581 region TGCCATCAAAACGGTAGTAGTTTTTCCTTTTGCATTGGGAGTGGTTTACATCATTTTATTCTTCACCGGACAGTTCACTTGGCCTATGGCTATTATGACTTTAGTTTGGGGAATATTCGCTGGGATAGGAACGAATATTAATCAATATTGGATTTCATCAGCAGCTCCAAAAGCTCCTGATTTCGCAAACGGACTATTTTTATCATCCGTTAACTTAGGAACAACGATTGGTACAGCTGTAGGTGGACTATTTATATCAGGGCTGGGTACAGAATACGTCGTACTAGTGGGGATCTTGTCATTAGTATTGAGCGTAGTATTTATTTTACCAAGAAGCTACATGAATCGTCCTATAAAACAGCTTTCTAAATAAGGCATCAATTCAATTCTTTTTAGGGATTCCTGTGTTTTCTTTTATTGCATCTATGAAGAGCAGAAATCTATTCTAATCAATGCTTACACCATTAATAGATAAAAATGGAGATTTGAGATGGAAAAATACACTAAAGTTACGCTTGTTGCCTTACCATCATATACCTGTTACAAAAGACGTTTTTTTATGACTTGCTAAGGGAATAAAAAAAAGGAAATTCAAGAAAAAGAGGGAGTTACAATGTCAGAAATGGGAAGAAAAGAAGACTACGGGGAGATTGAAATAGGTAAATACGAATTGTTCTTTAAAAAGAGTTATAAAGTTATAAATACGATTAATGACTTCTTGATAGGCATCTGGTTCCTAATTGGCAGTATTTTATTCTTCTATGATTCCTTAAAAAATATAGGGATTTGGTTATTTATTCTTGGAAGCGTGCAATTGCTCATTCGTCCAACGATTA contains the following coding sequences:
- a CDS encoding YrhK family protein, coding for MSEMGRKEDYGEIEIGKYELFFKKSYKVINTINDFLIGIWFLIGSILFFYDSLKNIGIWLFILGSVQLLIRPTIKLVHDFHLRKYLKEGYRNK